The genomic window CTGAGCACGTCCTTGCGTAAAGGAACGCAGCTCGTTCACGTAGCCGAACATATTGGCCAATGGGACGAAAGCTTCGACAGCTTGTGCGTTGCCGCGGCTGTCTGTGCCCTGGATTTGACCACGACGTGAGTTCATGTCGCCGATGACGTCGCCGAGGTAGTCCTCAGGAGTGATGACCTCAACCTTCATGATTGGCTCAAGCAGCTTGATGCCAGCCTTTGAGGCCACTTCACGCATCGCACCGCGACCAGCGATCTCAAACGCAATCGCGCTGGAGTCGACGTCGTGGTACTTACCGTCAACGAGACGGATCGAGAAGTCGATGATCGGGAAGCCCACCAGATGGCCGCTTTCAGCCTGCTCGCGCATACCCTTTTCAATCGCAGGGATAAATTCGCGTGGAATGTTACCGCCCTTGATCTCATCAACAAAGTCGATGCCTGCGCCGCGTTCACCCGGAGTGACCACAACCTTGACCTCACCGAACTGACCCGAACCACCCGACTGTTTCTTATGGGTGTAAGTCACTTCGACTTCACGGCCGAGATATTCACGGTAAGCCACTTGCGGCGCACCAACGTTTGCCTCAACCTTGAATTCACGCTTCATACGATCGACGAGAATGTCGAGGTGAAGCTCGCCCATGCCCTTGATGATCGTTTGACCTGATTCGTGGTCGGTGGTGACTCGGAAGCTGGGGTCTTCAGCCGCGAGGCGGTTGAGAGCAACACCCATCTTCTCTTGGTCAGCCTTGGTCTTTGGCTCAACGGAAAGCTCGATCACGGGATCGGGGAATTCCATGCGCTCAAGAATAATTGGCTTTGCCGGATCGCAAAGAGTATCGCCGGTCGTCGTTTCCTTCATCCCGGCAAGCGCCACGATGTCACCAGCAAATGCTTCTTCAATATCCTCACGCTCGTTCGAGTGCATCAGCAACATACGGCCGATCTTCTCTTTCTTGTCTTTCACAGAGTTCAGAACCGAACCCTTTGAAAGCTTGCCTGAGTAGATCCGAGTGAAGGTAAGCGAACCAACAAACGGGTCGTTCATGATCTTGAACGCGAGCGCTGCGAACGGCTCATCATCCGACGATGGACGTGATGCTTCTTCCTCGCTGTCAGGCAAAACACCCTTAATCGCGGGAACATCGAGCGGCGACGGCATGTAATCGATCACGGCGTCAAGCAGAGGCTGAACGCCTTTGTTCTTAAACGCCGAACCACACAGAACCGGCACAAAAGCCTGCTCAAGCGTACCCTTACGGATAAGGCGCTTGAGCTCTTGCGCGCTTGGTTCATTACCTTCGAGGTAAGCTTCCATCGCGTCATCGTCTTGCTCGACAGCAAGCTCGATCAGCTTTTCACGATATTCCGCAGCTTCGTCAGCCATGTCATCCGGGATCGGGCCGAACTCATAAGAGGCACCCAGATCTTCGTTGGTCCAGGTGATCGCACGCTGATTCACAAGATCAACAAGACCGATGAGCGAGCTCTCAATACCGATCGGGAGATAGAGGACAGCAGGCGTCGCACCCAGACGATCGATGATCGACTGAACACAGTATTTGAAGTCAGCGCCAGTGCGGTCTAACTTATTGATAAAGCACATTCTTGGCACTTTATACTTGTCGGCCTGGCGCCAGACGGTTTCGGATTGCGGCTCAACACCAGCAACGCCGTCAAAACAAGCTACGGCACCGTCGAGTACGCGCAGGCTGCGTTCTACTTCGATGGTGAAGTCGACGTGGCCGGGGGTGTCGATGATGTTGATGCGGTGTTTTGGAGTATTTTCGCGCAGTGCAGCCGGATCGCCCATTGGGTCCATGTCAGGATCTTCAGGGTTCCAGAAACAGGTCGTCGCAGCGGAAGTAATTGTAATTCCACGCTCTTGTTCCTGCTCCATCCAGTCCATCGTCGCGCCACCATCGTGGACCTCGCCGATTTTGTAGGACTTTCCGGTGTAGTACAAAATACGCTCGGTAGTCGTAGTCTTACCAGCATCGATGTGCGCCATGATGCCGATATTGCGATAGCGCTCCAGCGGATATTCGCGGGCCATGTGCAATTCCTTAGTTCGAGGTGGGAGCCGCCGAAAAC from Erythrobacter sp. SCSIO 43205 includes these protein-coding regions:
- the fusA gene encoding elongation factor G, which encodes MAREYPLERYRNIGIMAHIDAGKTTTTERILYYTGKSYKIGEVHDGGATMDWMEQEQERGITITSAATTCFWNPEDPDMDPMGDPAALRENTPKHRINIIDTPGHVDFTIEVERSLRVLDGAVACFDGVAGVEPQSETVWRQADKYKVPRMCFINKLDRTGADFKYCVQSIIDRLGATPAVLYLPIGIESSLIGLVDLVNQRAITWTNEDLGASYEFGPIPDDMADEAAEYREKLIELAVEQDDDAMEAYLEGNEPSAQELKRLIRKGTLEQAFVPVLCGSAFKNKGVQPLLDAVIDYMPSPLDVPAIKGVLPDSEEEASRPSSDDEPFAALAFKIMNDPFVGSLTFTRIYSGKLSKGSVLNSVKDKKEKIGRMLLMHSNEREDIEEAFAGDIVALAGMKETTTGDTLCDPAKPIILERMEFPDPVIELSVEPKTKADQEKMGVALNRLAAEDPSFRVTTDHESGQTIIKGMGELHLDILVDRMKREFKVEANVGAPQVAYREYLGREVEVTYTHKKQSGGSGQFGEVKVVVTPGERGAGIDFVDEIKGGNIPREFIPAIEKGMREQAESGHLVGFPIIDFSIRLVDGKYHDVDSSAIAFEIAGRGAMREVASKAGIKLLEPIMKVEVITPEDYLGDVIGDMNSRRGQIQGTDSRGNAQAVEAFVPLANMFGYVNELRSFTQGRAQYTMQFSHYDEVPQAVAQEVKEKLA